The genome window ATGATATTTTTATTATTTTCTTATTTTAAAAATAATGATTTTCATTTTTTACTAGCTTATATGGGCTTGAGTGTGCAGTTTTTATTTTACAATAGTGTTGATTTGGGTTATTATGAATTTGCTTCTTTAGTGTTGATAGGATTTTTAGCGTATAAAGCTTATAAAATAGCCTTTTTTGACACTTTAACCAATTTGCCAAATTTAAAAGCTTTAAGAAGATATGCACAAGGACTTGAAAATTTTCATTTAGCCTTGATTGAAGTAAAAAATATCAATGAAATTTATCATCAAAAAGGCTCAAAAATGGGCGAGTTTGTAATGTATGAGTTTGCTAGGATTTTAAAAAAAGCTTTACACGTTAGGGTTTTTAAAGATGATAAGGATTATTTTATCATTGTATTTGAAAATGAAAATATAGCTTTTGTTCAAAGTAAGCTTCAAATGCTTGAAAATTTTATGCAAAAATATAGTTTTGAATTGAAAGAGCAAAATGCAAAATTAGAAATTAAACTTTGTTTATCAAGTAAAAATGAAAACATAGAAGAAAGTTTAAAACAAGCAAAATTAGAACTTAGAAGACAAAAGGATTAAAATGTTAGATTTGATTTTTAGAGAGTATGATATAAGAGGGCTTTACCCAAGTGAGTTAAATGAAAAAAGTGTAAAAGCTATAGGTTATGCCTTGGGTTTAGAAATGAAATCAAGAGGTTGTGAGAAAGTAAGTGTGGGCTATGATGCAAGATATAGTGCAAATGAACTTTTTAACTATTTAATTAGTGGTTTAAATAAAGCTAATATGCAAGTTTTCAATATAGGCTTAGCACCAACTCCTATGGGGTATTTTAGTTTATTTTTTGATGATATTTTTGATGCAAACATCATGATAACAGGTTCGCATAATCCAAAAGAATACAATGGCTTTAAAATCACGATTAACAAAGAAAGTTTTTTTGGTGCTGATTTGAAAAAGCTTTCTTTAAAAGTGCAAGAGTATTTAGAACTTGAAATCAATGATGATTTAAGATATGAAAATTATGATGTTAAAAGCTTATATATAGACTTTTTAGCTAAGCATTTTTCACATCTTAAGGGCTATAAAGAAAAAATCATTATTGATTGTGCAAATGGAGCTACTGGAGTGATTATAAAGCCTTTGGTGGAAAAATTAAATCTTAATGCACAAATTTTATTTGAAAATCCTGATGGAAATTTCCCAAACCACGCGCCTGATCCAACAGAGCTTGAAAATTTACACGCATTGCAAGTTGCGCTAAAAGAAAATGAAAATGCAAAAATGGGCTTTGCTTTTGATGGAGATGGAGATCGTTTAGTAGTCGCAAGTAAAGACTATGTATTTAAGGGCGATGAGCTTTGCTATTTATTTGCTAAAAATATAAAAAATCCTAGAGTTTTAGGTGAAGTAAAATGTTCTAAAAATCTTTTCGATGAGGTAGCTAAATTTGGTTTTATCATGATGGGTAAGACTGGACATTCTAATATTAAAAAAATGATGAAAGAGCAAAATATCGACATAGCAGCAGAGCTTAGTGGGCATATTTTCTTTAAAGATAGATATTTTGGTTATGATGATGGAATTTATGCATTTTTAAGAACTTTAGAGCTTTTAGTAAATGGTTTTGATATAGAAAAATTGGTTAAAGAATTACCAAAACTTTATGCAAGTGAAGAGATTAAGCTTAAGGTTGGTGAGGAAAATAAATTTCAAATCATAGAAAAATTTAAAGAAAAAGTAAAAGCAAACGCTTTTGAAAATGTGCTTGATTGTAATGAAATTGATGGAGTTAGAATCACCTTTAAAGAGGGTTGGGCGCTTTTGCGTGCTTCTAATACAAGTCCATATCTTATCATGCGCACCGAAGCTACAAGTGCTGAATTTAAAGACTTTTTAGAAGCAAGAGTAAAAGAACTTTTTGAAGAAATCATAAAAGAGCTTGCATAAGCTCTTTTACATCAATATTTTTTGTGTATAAATATGCTCTTAAGAGTTTAGGGATTTTTGCTTTTCTATAAATTTCTTTAAATTCTTTTGGCATTTTCTCACAACTTATAAAAGGAAAAATCAACACTTTTTCTTGTATATAAACAATGCCTATTTTATGCGAAATCACTCCATTGCCTTTTAAAGCTTCTTGTCTTTGTTTGGCGCTTAAAAGCACTCCAAGTTTTTTAAAGCATTTTGCGATTAAACTTTCATCTTTATGAGTAATGTAAATATTTTTAAATTCACAAATATTTTCTTCTTTTAAGTCTTTTTCTAGGTATTTAAAACTCTTTTTTACTCCATTTGGATAAAGCTTTAAAAACTCATTAGCAAAATTTTTGCGTATGAAATTTCTAAAATATTTTTCATCATCATTACTCTCATCATGAAAAAAAGTGATATTGTTTTCTTTTAAGTAATTTGAAATTTCTTCTTTTGGAATTTCAAGCAAGGGTCTTATGATAGTAAAATATTTTCTTTTTTCAATATCTTTAAAGCCAAGTAATTCTCTAAGTCCTGCACCTTTGGAAAATTGCATTAAAAACCATTCTAGTTTATCATTTAAATGATGAGCTAGTAAAAGATTATTATAAGAGTGATTTTTGCAAAGTTTTTCAAAAAACTCATAACGCAAAGCTCTTGCGCAAGCTTCGAAATTTTTTGTTATATTGGGTGCGGTTTTGATGTAAATTTTTTTGTGAAAACTCTTGGCTAATTCTTTGGCATTTTGCTCTTCTTTATCACTATTTTTACGAGTTTTATAGTTTATAAAAGCAAGGTCAAAATCTATATTTTTTTCTAAAAGCATGAAAAATAAAGCACTCGAATCACTCCCGTGAGAAAATGCTAAAAGATTTTTCCCTTGCTTTAAATGATTTAAATATTTGCTATCAATCATCAAGCCTTCTTAAGGCTTTTGCAATGAGTTTTTTATCTAAGCTCTGTGTGATTTCACACTCATAAAGCTCACCCATTTCTAAATCGCC of Campylobacter lari contains these proteins:
- a CDS encoding diguanylate cyclase domain-containing protein; this encodes MDFSYLLLKTLPSMTLVFNILALFLAYFFKQNKIFFLLLLILCARALSLVASEYQAHLFISVFLPFSFVLFVFLQDSKLVFERINLIKFAYLAFMGFVALILSTSTNFNASITGEIFGLSTQFFKPISELSFCVFWVGMIFLLFSYFKNNDFHFLLAYMGLSVQFLFYNSVDLGYYEFASLVLIGFLAYKAYKIAFFDTLTNLPNLKALRRYAQGLENFHLALIEVKNINEIYHQKGSKMGEFVMYEFARILKKALHVRVFKDDKDYFIIVFENENIAFVQSKLQMLENFMQKYSFELKEQNAKLEIKLCLSSKNENIEESLKQAKLELRRQKD
- a CDS encoding phosphomannomutase/phosphoglucomutase translates to MLDLIFREYDIRGLYPSELNEKSVKAIGYALGLEMKSRGCEKVSVGYDARYSANELFNYLISGLNKANMQVFNIGLAPTPMGYFSLFFDDIFDANIMITGSHNPKEYNGFKITINKESFFGADLKKLSLKVQEYLELEINDDLRYENYDVKSLYIDFLAKHFSHLKGYKEKIIIDCANGATGVIIKPLVEKLNLNAQILFENPDGNFPNHAPDPTELENLHALQVALKENENAKMGFAFDGDGDRLVVASKDYVFKGDELCYLFAKNIKNPRVLGEVKCSKNLFDEVAKFGFIMMGKTGHSNIKKMMKEQNIDIAAELSGHIFFKDRYFGYDDGIYAFLRTLELLVNGFDIEKLVKELPKLYASEEIKLKVGEENKFQIIEKFKEKVKANAFENVLDCNEIDGVRITFKEGWALLRASNTSPYLIMRTEATSAEFKDFLEARVKELFEEIIKELA
- the tilS gene encoding tRNA lysidine(34) synthetase TilS, with amino-acid sequence MMIDSKYLNHLKQGKNLLAFSHGSDSSALFFMLLEKNIDFDLAFINYKTRKNSDKEEQNAKELAKSFHKKIYIKTAPNITKNFEACARALRYEFFEKLCKNHSYNNLLLAHHLNDKLEWFLMQFSKGAGLRELLGFKDIEKRKYFTIIRPLLEIPKEEISNYLKENNITFFHDESNDDEKYFRNFIRKNFANEFLKLYPNGVKKSFKYLEKDLKEENICEFKNIYITHKDESLIAKCFKKLGVLLSAKQRQEALKGNGVISHKIGIVYIQEKVLIFPFISCEKMPKEFKEIYRKAKIPKLLRAYLYTKNIDVKELMQALL